A window of the Streptomyces formicae genome harbors these coding sequences:
- the nhaA gene encoding Na+/H+ antiporter NhaA: MCAAPRERSVFLGLLPWPERVQVARALRTETVGGLVLLAAAMVALAWANTPWSGAYEHVRDFRFGISTLGLELSVGHWTADGLLTIFFLVAGIELKRELVVGELRPPAAAALPVVAAVCGMAVPAALYLATTTLGSGSAEGWAVPMATDVAFALAVLAVLSTHLPSALRAFLLTLAVVDDLGAILVIAVFFTADLNPAALGGALAGLVVFYLLQRYRVRGWWWYVPLGVTIWALMYNGGVHATVAGVAMGLILRTTRDAGEEASPAERAEHLLRPVSAGVTVPLFALFAAGVSVSAAALGEVFTRPEPLGVVLGLVVGKTVGIFAGAYLAARFTKARLNPDLAWADVLALAVLAGIGFTVALLIGEIAFPDPVDAEHVKAAVLLGSLIAAAVAALLIKRRNGIYRRLWEAETRDEDADGVPDVYHQQTSPGRGSAAGES, encoded by the coding sequence ATGTGTGCCGCCCCGCGTGAGCGTTCCGTCTTTCTCGGGTTGCTGCCCTGGCCGGAGCGTGTGCAGGTGGCCCGGGCCCTGCGCACCGAGACGGTCGGTGGGCTGGTGCTGCTGGCGGCAGCCATGGTGGCACTGGCATGGGCGAACACCCCATGGAGCGGAGCGTATGAACACGTACGCGACTTCCGCTTCGGTATATCTACGCTCGGCCTGGAACTGTCCGTAGGGCACTGGACCGCCGATGGACTGCTGACCATCTTCTTCTTGGTCGCCGGGATCGAGCTGAAGCGCGAGCTGGTGGTCGGCGAACTTCGCCCCCCGGCCGCAGCGGCCCTGCCCGTGGTCGCCGCCGTGTGCGGCATGGCGGTCCCCGCCGCCCTCTACCTGGCCACCACCACACTCGGGTCAGGTAGCGCCGAGGGCTGGGCGGTGCCGATGGCCACCGACGTTGCCTTCGCGCTTGCCGTCCTGGCGGTGCTCAGCACGCACCTGCCTTCCGCCCTGCGGGCCTTCCTGCTGACCCTGGCGGTGGTCGACGACCTGGGCGCGATCCTGGTGATAGCCGTCTTCTTCACCGCCGACCTGAACCCTGCCGCGCTCGGCGGTGCGCTGGCCGGGCTCGTCGTCTTCTACCTGCTTCAGCGGTACCGGGTGCGCGGCTGGTGGTGGTACGTCCCGCTGGGGGTGACGATCTGGGCGCTGATGTACAACGGCGGGGTACATGCCACAGTGGCCGGTGTGGCGATGGGCCTGATCCTGCGTACCACCCGAGATGCGGGTGAGGAGGCGTCGCCGGCGGAGCGGGCGGAACATCTGCTGCGGCCGGTCTCGGCCGGTGTGACGGTGCCGCTGTTCGCCCTGTTTGCCGCCGGGGTGAGCGTTTCGGCTGCGGCACTCGGCGAGGTGTTCACCCGTCCGGAGCCGCTGGGTGTTGTGCTCGGTCTGGTCGTCGGCAAGACGGTGGGGATCTTCGCCGGCGCCTACCTGGCGGCCCGCTTCACGAAGGCCCGTCTCAATCCGGATCTGGCCTGGGCAGACGTGCTGGCCCTGGCGGTGCTGGCCGGGATCGGCTTCACCGTGGCCCTGCTGATCGGCGAGATCGCCTTCCCTGACCCGGTGGACGCCGAACACGTCAAGGCCGCCGTGCTGCTCGGTTCACTCATTGCAGCGGCCGTGGCCGCACTGCTGATCAAGCGCCGCAACGGGATCTACCGCCGCCTGTGGGAGGCCGAGACGCGGGATGAGGACGCCGATGGCGTCCCCGACGTCTATCACCAGCAGACCAGCCCCGGGCGCGGCAGCGCCGCGGGCGAAAGCTGA